From one Ooceraea biroi isolate clonal line C1 chromosome 7, Obir_v5.4, whole genome shotgun sequence genomic stretch:
- the LOC105279661 gene encoding serine-rich adhesin for platelets isoform X3 gives MSGSDGEDGRRERTTIATTTGESGVAAMGDNSRAIAVKQCTDGGIPCGGIVSTHNDSVRTCRDGGAPNDCDDENTRVSSVAESTGCTTTNQAVIDAFIRGARTANIDRCNMSRRNTDALAKLYSPTVAVDSLSRHGKESCSCDTYKIKRDMFREELQKAMKFQNLWIELRQHIRTAFNTALEAARVSDSSQCDRLPMINTHDTVIQLCKMDPHQLFMKLVSQAQEFVVEVKVRLFALLHDQHANNLAEIFLTDLLDDYDALVSTATEISELVKPLKEYLFKFNLTWDCFIKKLYQIYVYNDALVQNNVSTFFRQVKELESLKTVSYERLVDRCLTFKDEMKRISNLWLETESWMDKYNAEQAVRMTRLRQIREAWELFTATRKLMEHSMLNKASDIGSEMQEIHGQFSSLIAHTSGSDSRSLSPTLDLSSDSMAVPPSIEIVQILLDDWNKAQHQKLADIAGALTANEMDARLGDCYDKANRYNYARATCQLAQYAIRSIRTCSDDSDNIANRDENRKRCDCRTCSETAVDSTDTEHKIENVENIERKDTNSFLSFSNGFPEGSTNCTVTQVKKKTDNSNDKEKKRKDTHDTSHKETKNGSSKHQSEPEPCSCVFEHAREMAEKKKEVSENPPCPCLLNSRRKWNTCPCLNKSIPGTVMTNSCPKAISPISVTKTAPESCKKSVVKTGLTQSAQTQTRHSTTQTPSTAHNHNAHQGRLSSGDCSDSGSSQEDSCSTSSSAQRDTNTRHCDCCYCEVFGHGMPPVAPVSRNYKETRERLRQLLTKKKARKCKAADCSPPKSPSESSTPNTNLESKVMTNSIPRSNTPILTTPTVQHDQRDQRDLEELLEFIEGNQSGKKDNNKKAEKKARQKQRKLEEKLKKDRQEVEKQKLIELQKKTPEVTITVVDPQKPIPPRLFPQCNLPEVSILPTSSSASAPVSALKQLQNRKKDKQEVSSNSSNSSSNNSISNLNNKTKTTSANLNAKNKSINGTDKYEARSTNNNQGNKSNAKSDKAESNKSSRSLPSINNACTKSNSSSNNVDKLSDVDLLDKKLTKKERKKLKKEMKKLEEAKTKEAENTTQTESQPQIVTIRREMNSNNAEPTVTITLKGQTPAEDKVLFTLVNGQTKEPSHKTDQEQSQSNSGKKKKVKTNNNNNNNNNNNPLQQGNKLQQSNNSKQQTTSQAKICDNKNLKQQTNNEKSKTNKQTDDKKIQQQSVSETKISKSKKNKKSTENKENVLQQQNTVNKSKNQQNVTSKKQSKASTPPQTPVSQKQQQNQNITNESAANKKGKKQQQQQQQQQQDKSRSNASKNSKNINSNNASNKNVSTKNEPQKNVNKINQTPTNKQRAPAEIQPCTERVSSPSLSSQLKDMGPYSKINIEDLKLPPGITITKVDAPPKPLPIRTSPLPKPVHPPKQTTLFAASMNGMQSSYASPQAGGNVIVVDTGKLKQDLLPKANEKDVSKDPQSQNTITSKKKKKKKKKNNNTGNTASTSLMQNNDTFANEHVMDEPARILHNPGTNMVTIRNPSFGPMKVPPTQQAAIIKVSENGMVTIRSPALQQAINAGLASPSKPDYIVKGDLSTSSTSRTSALSDNTLNVKHANGVIPSSLAELRSRFMTQSQYASPLSALANISISKVTNGQPIPENGINLKGTSVTLTKVRPEATDMESARQAKNGTIKEAAINAASIATNSGSGGGSSSSGSGGGGKSKKKKKRGSSTRQCEDDWNLVESVFRPKDIEDGEMDDAERELEAFKRFCFQSVPPRRKEKVNLNIKDIVLKKKSSSSSSSSSSSSSSSSSSSSSSSSSSSSSSAASATNATATVIAAN, from the exons ATGAGCGGCAGCGACGGCGAGGACGGTCGACGTGAGAGGACCACCATCGCCACTACCACCGGGGAAAGCGGTGTGGCCGCGATGGGTGACAATAGTCGAGCGATAGCTGTGAAACAGTGCACCGATGGCGGGATTCCGTGTGGCGGCATCGTTAGTACTCACAATGATTCCGTGCGAACGTGCCGAGACGGAGGTGCACCGAATGACTGTGACGACGAGAACACGCGCGTCTCCTCCGTAGCCGAATCTACCGGG TGCACAACAACCAACCAAGCTGTaattgatgcatttattagggGTGCAAGAACAGCTAATATAGATCGGTGTAATATGTCTCGAAGAAATACCGATGCACTTGCCAAGTTGTATTCGCCTACAGTAGCAGTCGACAGCTTGTCACGTCATGGAAAAGAATCTTGTTCCTGTGAtacttataaaattaaacg AGACATGTTTCGGGAGGAGCTGCAGAAGGCTATGAAGTTTCAGAATTTGTGGATTGAACTGCGACAGCATATACGAACTGCTTTTAATACCGCTCTGGAAGCAGCGCGTGTATCTGATTCTTCGCAGTGTGACAGATTACCTATGATTAATACGCACGATACTGTTATTCA ATTATGCAAAATGGATCCTCATCAACTGTTTATGAAATTAGTGAGTCAGGCGCAAGAGTTTGTGGTGGAAGTAAAAGTCCGTTTGTTCGCTCTTCTGCATGATCAACATGCAAACAATCTAgcagaaatttttcttactg ATCTTTTGGATGACTATGATGCCCTTGTCTCGACAGCGACTGAAATTTCTGAATTAGTAAAGCCATTGAAAGAGTACCTCTTcaagtttaatttaacgtGGGAttgttttatcaaaaaattgtATCAGATCTATGTATATAATGACGCTCTAGTACAAAATAACGTATCCACGTTCTTCCGTCAG GTAAAAGAACTCGAGTCGTTAAAAACCGTGAGTTACGAACGTCTTGTCGACAGATGTTTAACCTTTAAGGATGAGATGAAAAGAATTAGTAATTTATGGCTCGAGACGGAGTCTTGGATGGATAAGTATAA TGCAGAACAAGCCGTTCGTATGACAAGGCTCAGACAAATCAGGGAAGCCTGGGAATTATTCACGGCAACGCGCAAACTTATGGAGCACAGCATGTTGAACAAGGCGTCCGATATCGGGAg cGAGATGCAGGAAATACATGGTCAATTCTCGTCGCTTATCGCGCATACGTCTGGCAGTGATAGCCGGTCCTTGAGTCCAACGTTGGACTTGAGTTCGGATTCCATGGCTGTGCCACCGAGCATAGAGATAGTTCAAATATTGTTAGATGATTGGAATAAAGCTCAGCATCAGAAGCTAGCGGACATAGCAGGGGCGTTGACCGCCAACGAAATGGACGCTCGACTGGGCGATTGTTATGATAAAGCCAACCGTTACAATTATGCGCGTGCAACGTGTCAGTTGGCGCAATACGCCATTAGATCGATTAG GACTTGCAGTGATGATTCCGATAACATAGCGAATAGagatgaaaatagaaaaagatgtGATTGCCGCACGTGCAGTGAAACAGCAGTAGATAGTACG GATACAGAACACAAGATTGAAAATGTTGAGAATATTGAAAGGAAAGATACAAATTCCTTTTTATCCTTCAGCAATGGCTTTCCAg aagGTTCCACGAATTGTACGGTGACTCAAGTTAAGAAGAAAACGGACAATTCGAacgataaagagaaaaagagaaaagacacGCACGATACCTCGcataaagaaacaaagaacGGAAGTTCGAAACACCAATCAGAACCCGAACCTTGTTCGTGCGTTTTTGAACACGCACGGGAAATggcggaaaagaaaaaagaagtttCGGAAAACCCGCCCTGTCCTTGCCTGCTGAACTCGAGGCGCAAGTGGAACACGTGCCCTTGCttgaataaat CTATACCCGGGACAGTAATGACCAACAGTTGTCCTAAAGCAATATCGCCCATTTCCGTGACAAAGACTGCTCCAGAGTCGTGCAAGAAATCTGTCGTGAAGACCGGTTTAACGCAATCCGCACAAACTCAAACAAGACACTCGACGACACAAACGCCGAGCACGGCTCATAATCACAACGCGCATCAGGGTAGGT TGAGCTCTGGCGATTGTTCAGACTCTGGAAGCAGTCAAGAGGACTCGTGCTCTACTAGTAGCTCTGCGCAAAGGGACACTAATACGAGACATTGTGACTGTTGCTATTGCGAGGTTTTTGGCCACGGGATG CCGCCAGTCGCACCGGTAAGTCGGAACTACAAGGAAACACGGGAACGATTGCGGCAGCTTCTGACGAaaaagaaagcgagaaaatGTAAAGCCGCTGATTGTAGTCCGCCGAAAAGCCCATCGGAGTCGTCGACTCCCAACACCAATCTCGAATCCAAGGTCATGACAAATTCGATTCCTAGATCAAACACCCCAATTTTGACAACGCCGACAGTCCAGCATGATCAACGCGATCAACGAGATTTAGAGGAGCTGTTAGAATTCATCGAGGGTAATCAAAGCGGAAAGAAGGATAATAACAAGAAAGCCGAAAAGAAAGCGAGACAGAAACAACGAaag CTCgaagaaaaactaaaaaaagatAGACAAGAAGTGGAGAAACAAAAGTTGATAGAATTACAGAAAAAGACACCAGAGGTGACGATTACCGTCGTAGATCCCCAGAAGCCCATACCTCCGAGACTGTTCCCTCAATGTAATTTACCAGAAGTTTCGATTTTGCCAACATCGTCGTCGGCATCTGCACCTGTATCTGCATTAAAACAGttacaaaatagaaaaaaagacaagCAAGAAGTATCTAGTAATAGTAGTAATAGcagtagtaataatagtattaGTAATTTGAATAACAAGACAAAAACGACGTCTgcaaatttaaatgcaaaaaacaaaagtattaatgGTACGGACAAGTATGAAGCACGTAGTACGAATAACAATCAAGGAAATAAGAGTAATGCGAAGAGTGATAAAGCTGAGAGCAATAAAAGCAGTAGGTCGCTTCCAAGTATTAATAACGCGTGTACAAAAAGTAATAGCTCGAGCAATAATGTGGATAAGTTATCCGACGTCGACTTGCTCGATAAAAAGTTAACGAAaaaggagaggaaaaaattgaagaaagaaatgaagaagCTGGAAGAAGCTAAGACGAAGGAAGCCGAGAATACGACGCAAACGGAATCACAACCTCAAATAGTCACCATTAGGAGGGAAATGAATTCTAATAATGCCGAACCTACCGTCACGATCACGTTGAAAGGTCAGACCCCGGCTGAGGATAAGGTTCTGTTCACTTTGGTGAACGGACAAACTAAAGAACCTTCCCACAAAACGGACCAAGAGCAAAGCCAAAGCAATagtggaaaaaagaaaaaagttaaaacaaataataataataataataataataataataatcccttGCAACAGGGAAATAAGTTACAGCAGTCAAATAATTCGAAACAACAGACAACGTCACAGGCTAAGATCTGCGATAATAAGAATTTGAAACAGCAAACGAATAATGAAAAGTCAAAAACGAATAAACAAacggacgataaaaaaattcaacagCAAAGTGTTAGCGAGACCAAAATTTCCAAGtcgaagaaaaacaaaaagagtACAGAGAACAAGGAGAACGTGTTGCAGCAGCAGAACACGGTGAACAAGTCAAAGAATCAACAGAATGTGACTAGTAAAAAACAAAGTAAAGCGAGTACGCCTCCTCAGACGCCGGTATCGCAAAAACAGCAGCAGAATCAGAATATCACAAACGAATCCGCGGCTaataagaaaggaaagaaacaacagcagcagcagcaacaacaacaacaagaTAAAAGTCGATCAAATGCCAGTAAgaatagtaaaaatattaatagtaataacgCGAGCAATAAGAATGTATCGACTAAGAATGAACCGCAGAAgaacgtaaataaaataaatcaaactcctacaaataAGCAACGTGCGCCTGCAGAGATTCAACCGTGCACCGAACGAGTCAGCTCACCATCTCTTAGCAGCCAACTTAAAGACATGGGTCCGTACTCCAAGATTAATATCGAAGATTTGAAATTACCGCCAGGTATTACTATCACGAAGGTCGACGCGCCGCCAAAACCGCTCCCAATCAGGACAAGTCCGTTACCGAAACCGGTGCATCCTCCAAAACAAACTACCCTTTTCGCTGCGTCGATGAATGGCATGCAATCGAGCTACGCAAGCCCTCAAGCCGGCGGAAACGTCATAGTAGTGGACACGGGCAAGCTCAAGCAAGACTTACTACCGAAAGCCAATGAGAAAG ATGTATCGAAGGATCCGCAATCTCAGAATACAATTActagcaagaaaaaaaaaaagaagaagaagaagaataataatacgGGCAATACAGCTTCGACATCGCTGATGCAAAATAATGACACGTTTGCGAACGAACATGTAATGGATGAACCTGCACGGATACTGCACAATCCTGGCACGAATATGGTGACTATTAGAAATCCATCATTCGGTCCGATGAAAGTGCCACCGACGCAGCAGGCAGCCATCATCAAAGTGTCGGAGAATGGCATGGTGACGATCCGAAGTCCAGCCTTGCAGCAGGCGATCAATGCAGGTTTGGCCTCACCATCCAAACCCGATTACATCGTCAAAGGTGACTTGTCGACATCATCGACGAGCAGAACATCGGCATTGTCCGATAATACGCTGAACGTTAAGCACGCGAATGGCGTTATTCCGTCGAGCTTGGCGGAGTTGCGCAGCCGGTTTATGACACAGTCACAGTACGCGTCGCCCTTGTCTGCGCTCGCCAACATTAGCATCAGCAAGGTGACGAATGGCCAGCCAATACCGGAAAATGGCATCAATCTTAAGGGTACTAGCGTCACTCTGACGAAGGTCAGACCTGAAGCGACGGATATGGAGAGCGCGCGACAGGCAAAGAATGGCACGATAAAGGAAGCGGCAATAAATGCCGCCTCGATAGCGACCAacagcggcagcggcggcggcagcagcagcagcggcagcggcggtggcggcaaaagcaagaaaaagaaaaagcgtGGAAGCAGCACAAGGCAGTGTGAGGATGACTGGAACCTCGTTG AGAGCGTATTCAGGCCGAAAGATATAGAGGACGGAGAGATGGACGATGCCGAGCGCGAGTTGGAAGCTTTCAAGAGGTTTTGCTTCCAATCTGTGCCGCCGCGCCGCAAAGAAAAGGTCAATCTCAATATCAAAGACATCGTACTGAAGAAGAAATCATCTtcttcgtcatcatcgtcatcgtcatcgtcgtcgtcgtcgtcgtcgtcatcgtcatcgtcatcgtcatcgtcgtcgtcatcgtcagcAGCATCGGCGACGAACGCTACTGCTACTGTGATAGCGGCCAATTGA
- the LOC105279661 gene encoding serine/arginine repetitive matrix protein 2 isoform X1: MSGSDGEDGRRERTTIATTTGESGVAAMGDNSRAIAVKQCTDGGIPCGGIVSTHNDSVRTCRDGGAPNDCDDENTRVSSVAESTGCTTTNQAVIDAFIRGARTANIDRCNMSRRNTDALAKLYSPTVAVDSLSRHGKESCSCDTYKIKRDMFREELQKAMKFQNLWIELRQHIRTAFNTALEAARVSDSSQCDRLPMINTHDTVIQLCKMDPHQLFMKLVSQAQEFVVEVKVRLFALLHDQHANNLAEIFLTDLLDDYDALVSTATEISELVKPLKEYLFKFNLTWDCFIKKLYQIYVYNDALVQNNVSTFFRQVKELESLKTVSYERLVDRCLTFKDEMKRISNLWLETESWMDKYNAEQAVRMTRLRQIREAWELFTATRKLMEHSMLNKASDIGSEMQEIHGQFSSLIAHTSGSDSRSLSPTLDLSSDSMAVPPSIEIVQILLDDWNKAQHQKLADIAGALTANEMDARLGDCYDKANRYNYARATCQLAQYAIRSIRTCSDDSDNIANRDENRKRCDCRTCSETAVDSTDTEHKIENVENIERKDTNSFLSFSNGFPEGSTNCTVTQVKKKTDNSNDKEKKRKDTHDTSHKETKNGSSKHQSEPEPCSCVFEHAREMAEKKKEVSENPPCPCLLNSRRKWNTCPCLNKSIPGTVMTNSCPKAISPISVTKTAPESCKKSVVKTGLTQSAQTQTRHSTTQTPSTAHNHNAHQGRCNAHSHVHNPLSDLKNTVPSHPRLHSLNHTSHACHKQANVEYIKRVSCNDMSSGDCSDSGSSQEDSCSTSSSAQRDTNTRHCDCCYCEVFGHGMPPVAPVSRNYKETRERLRQLLTKKKARKCKAADCSPPKSPSESSTPNTNLESKVMTNSIPRSNTPILTTPTVQHDQRDQRDLEELLEFIEGNQSGKKDNNKKAEKKARQKQRKLEEKLKKDRQEVEKQKLIELQKKTPEVTITVVDPQKPIPPRLFPQCNLPEVSILPTSSSASAPVSALKQLQNRKKDKQEVSSNSSNSSSNNSISNLNNKTKTTSANLNAKNKSINGTDKYEARSTNNNQGNKSNAKSDKAESNKSSRSLPSINNACTKSNSSSNNVDKLSDVDLLDKKLTKKERKKLKKEMKKLEEAKTKEAENTTQTESQPQIVTIRREMNSNNAEPTVTITLKGQTPAEDKVLFTLVNGQTKEPSHKTDQEQSQSNSGKKKKVKTNNNNNNNNNNNPLQQGNKLQQSNNSKQQTTSQAKICDNKNLKQQTNNEKSKTNKQTDDKKIQQQSVSETKISKSKKNKKSTENKENVLQQQNTVNKSKNQQNVTSKKQSKASTPPQTPVSQKQQQNQNITNESAANKKGKKQQQQQQQQQQDKSRSNASKNSKNINSNNASNKNVSTKNEPQKNVNKINQTPTNKQRAPAEIQPCTERVSSPSLSSQLKDMGPYSKINIEDLKLPPGITITKVDAPPKPLPIRTSPLPKPVHPPKQTTLFAASMNGMQSSYASPQAGGNVIVVDTGKLKQDLLPKANEKDVSKDPQSQNTITSKKKKKKKKKNNNTGNTASTSLMQNNDTFANEHVMDEPARILHNPGTNMVTIRNPSFGPMKVPPTQQAAIIKVSENGMVTIRSPALQQAINAGLASPSKPDYIVKGDLSTSSTSRTSALSDNTLNVKHANGVIPSSLAELRSRFMTQSQYASPLSALANISISKVTNGQPIPENGINLKGTSVTLTKVRPEATDMESARQAKNGTIKEAAINAASIATNSGSGGGSSSSGSGGGGKSKKKKKRGSSTRQCEDDWNLVESVFRPKDIEDGEMDDAERELEAFKRFCFQSVPPRRKEKVNLNIKDIVLKKKSSSSSSSSSSSSSSSSSSSSSSSSSSSSSSAASATNATATVIAAN, from the exons ATGAGCGGCAGCGACGGCGAGGACGGTCGACGTGAGAGGACCACCATCGCCACTACCACCGGGGAAAGCGGTGTGGCCGCGATGGGTGACAATAGTCGAGCGATAGCTGTGAAACAGTGCACCGATGGCGGGATTCCGTGTGGCGGCATCGTTAGTACTCACAATGATTCCGTGCGAACGTGCCGAGACGGAGGTGCACCGAATGACTGTGACGACGAGAACACGCGCGTCTCCTCCGTAGCCGAATCTACCGGG TGCACAACAACCAACCAAGCTGTaattgatgcatttattagggGTGCAAGAACAGCTAATATAGATCGGTGTAATATGTCTCGAAGAAATACCGATGCACTTGCCAAGTTGTATTCGCCTACAGTAGCAGTCGACAGCTTGTCACGTCATGGAAAAGAATCTTGTTCCTGTGAtacttataaaattaaacg AGACATGTTTCGGGAGGAGCTGCAGAAGGCTATGAAGTTTCAGAATTTGTGGATTGAACTGCGACAGCATATACGAACTGCTTTTAATACCGCTCTGGAAGCAGCGCGTGTATCTGATTCTTCGCAGTGTGACAGATTACCTATGATTAATACGCACGATACTGTTATTCA ATTATGCAAAATGGATCCTCATCAACTGTTTATGAAATTAGTGAGTCAGGCGCAAGAGTTTGTGGTGGAAGTAAAAGTCCGTTTGTTCGCTCTTCTGCATGATCAACATGCAAACAATCTAgcagaaatttttcttactg ATCTTTTGGATGACTATGATGCCCTTGTCTCGACAGCGACTGAAATTTCTGAATTAGTAAAGCCATTGAAAGAGTACCTCTTcaagtttaatttaacgtGGGAttgttttatcaaaaaattgtATCAGATCTATGTATATAATGACGCTCTAGTACAAAATAACGTATCCACGTTCTTCCGTCAG GTAAAAGAACTCGAGTCGTTAAAAACCGTGAGTTACGAACGTCTTGTCGACAGATGTTTAACCTTTAAGGATGAGATGAAAAGAATTAGTAATTTATGGCTCGAGACGGAGTCTTGGATGGATAAGTATAA TGCAGAACAAGCCGTTCGTATGACAAGGCTCAGACAAATCAGGGAAGCCTGGGAATTATTCACGGCAACGCGCAAACTTATGGAGCACAGCATGTTGAACAAGGCGTCCGATATCGGGAg cGAGATGCAGGAAATACATGGTCAATTCTCGTCGCTTATCGCGCATACGTCTGGCAGTGATAGCCGGTCCTTGAGTCCAACGTTGGACTTGAGTTCGGATTCCATGGCTGTGCCACCGAGCATAGAGATAGTTCAAATATTGTTAGATGATTGGAATAAAGCTCAGCATCAGAAGCTAGCGGACATAGCAGGGGCGTTGACCGCCAACGAAATGGACGCTCGACTGGGCGATTGTTATGATAAAGCCAACCGTTACAATTATGCGCGTGCAACGTGTCAGTTGGCGCAATACGCCATTAGATCGATTAG GACTTGCAGTGATGATTCCGATAACATAGCGAATAGagatgaaaatagaaaaagatgtGATTGCCGCACGTGCAGTGAAACAGCAGTAGATAGTACG GATACAGAACACAAGATTGAAAATGTTGAGAATATTGAAAGGAAAGATACAAATTCCTTTTTATCCTTCAGCAATGGCTTTCCAg aagGTTCCACGAATTGTACGGTGACTCAAGTTAAGAAGAAAACGGACAATTCGAacgataaagagaaaaagagaaaagacacGCACGATACCTCGcataaagaaacaaagaacGGAAGTTCGAAACACCAATCAGAACCCGAACCTTGTTCGTGCGTTTTTGAACACGCACGGGAAATggcggaaaagaaaaaagaagtttCGGAAAACCCGCCCTGTCCTTGCCTGCTGAACTCGAGGCGCAAGTGGAACACGTGCCCTTGCttgaataaat CTATACCCGGGACAGTAATGACCAACAGTTGTCCTAAAGCAATATCGCCCATTTCCGTGACAAAGACTGCTCCAGAGTCGTGCAAGAAATCTGTCGTGAAGACCGGTTTAACGCAATCCGCACAAACTCAAACAAGACACTCGACGACACAAACGCCGAGCACGGCTCATAATCACAACGCGCATCAGGGTAGGT GTAATGCTCACTCGCACGTTCACAACCCGTTGTCGGATTTGAAAAACACAGTTCCGTCGCATCCGAGACTTCACTCGCTTAATCATACATCGCACGCCTGTCACAAGCAAGCCAATGTTGAGTACATCAAGAGGGTATCGTGTAATGATA TGAGCTCTGGCGATTGTTCAGACTCTGGAAGCAGTCAAGAGGACTCGTGCTCTACTAGTAGCTCTGCGCAAAGGGACACTAATACGAGACATTGTGACTGTTGCTATTGCGAGGTTTTTGGCCACGGGATG CCGCCAGTCGCACCGGTAAGTCGGAACTACAAGGAAACACGGGAACGATTGCGGCAGCTTCTGACGAaaaagaaagcgagaaaatGTAAAGCCGCTGATTGTAGTCCGCCGAAAAGCCCATCGGAGTCGTCGACTCCCAACACCAATCTCGAATCCAAGGTCATGACAAATTCGATTCCTAGATCAAACACCCCAATTTTGACAACGCCGACAGTCCAGCATGATCAACGCGATCAACGAGATTTAGAGGAGCTGTTAGAATTCATCGAGGGTAATCAAAGCGGAAAGAAGGATAATAACAAGAAAGCCGAAAAGAAAGCGAGACAGAAACAACGAaag CTCgaagaaaaactaaaaaaagatAGACAAGAAGTGGAGAAACAAAAGTTGATAGAATTACAGAAAAAGACACCAGAGGTGACGATTACCGTCGTAGATCCCCAGAAGCCCATACCTCCGAGACTGTTCCCTCAATGTAATTTACCAGAAGTTTCGATTTTGCCAACATCGTCGTCGGCATCTGCACCTGTATCTGCATTAAAACAGttacaaaatagaaaaaaagacaagCAAGAAGTATCTAGTAATAGTAGTAATAGcagtagtaataatagtattaGTAATTTGAATAACAAGACAAAAACGACGTCTgcaaatttaaatgcaaaaaacaaaagtattaatgGTACGGACAAGTATGAAGCACGTAGTACGAATAACAATCAAGGAAATAAGAGTAATGCGAAGAGTGATAAAGCTGAGAGCAATAAAAGCAGTAGGTCGCTTCCAAGTATTAATAACGCGTGTACAAAAAGTAATAGCTCGAGCAATAATGTGGATAAGTTATCCGACGTCGACTTGCTCGATAAAAAGTTAACGAAaaaggagaggaaaaaattgaagaaagaaatgaagaagCTGGAAGAAGCTAAGACGAAGGAAGCCGAGAATACGACGCAAACGGAATCACAACCTCAAATAGTCACCATTAGGAGGGAAATGAATTCTAATAATGCCGAACCTACCGTCACGATCACGTTGAAAGGTCAGACCCCGGCTGAGGATAAGGTTCTGTTCACTTTGGTGAACGGACAAACTAAAGAACCTTCCCACAAAACGGACCAAGAGCAAAGCCAAAGCAATagtggaaaaaagaaaaaagttaaaacaaataataataataataataataataataataatcccttGCAACAGGGAAATAAGTTACAGCAGTCAAATAATTCGAAACAACAGACAACGTCACAGGCTAAGATCTGCGATAATAAGAATTTGAAACAGCAAACGAATAATGAAAAGTCAAAAACGAATAAACAAacggacgataaaaaaattcaacagCAAAGTGTTAGCGAGACCAAAATTTCCAAGtcgaagaaaaacaaaaagagtACAGAGAACAAGGAGAACGTGTTGCAGCAGCAGAACACGGTGAACAAGTCAAAGAATCAACAGAATGTGACTAGTAAAAAACAAAGTAAAGCGAGTACGCCTCCTCAGACGCCGGTATCGCAAAAACAGCAGCAGAATCAGAATATCACAAACGAATCCGCGGCTaataagaaaggaaagaaacaacagcagcagcagcaacaacaacaacaagaTAAAAGTCGATCAAATGCCAGTAAgaatagtaaaaatattaatagtaataacgCGAGCAATAAGAATGTATCGACTAAGAATGAACCGCAGAAgaacgtaaataaaataaatcaaactcctacaaataAGCAACGTGCGCCTGCAGAGATTCAACCGTGCACCGAACGAGTCAGCTCACCATCTCTTAGCAGCCAACTTAAAGACATGGGTCCGTACTCCAAGATTAATATCGAAGATTTGAAATTACCGCCAGGTATTACTATCACGAAGGTCGACGCGCCGCCAAAACCGCTCCCAATCAGGACAAGTCCGTTACCGAAACCGGTGCATCCTCCAAAACAAACTACCCTTTTCGCTGCGTCGATGAATGGCATGCAATCGAGCTACGCAAGCCCTCAAGCCGGCGGAAACGTCATAGTAGTGGACACGGGCAAGCTCAAGCAAGACTTACTACCGAAAGCCAATGAGAAAG ATGTATCGAAGGATCCGCAATCTCAGAATACAATTActagcaagaaaaaaaaaaagaagaagaagaagaataataatacgGGCAATACAGCTTCGACATCGCTGATGCAAAATAATGACACGTTTGCGAACGAACATGTAATGGATGAACCTGCACGGATACTGCACAATCCTGGCACGAATATGGTGACTATTAGAAATCCATCATTCGGTCCGATGAAAGTGCCACCGACGCAGCAGGCAGCCATCATCAAAGTGTCGGAGAATGGCATGGTGACGATCCGAAGTCCAGCCTTGCAGCAGGCGATCAATGCAGGTTTGGCCTCACCATCCAAACCCGATTACATCGTCAAAGGTGACTTGTCGACATCATCGACGAGCAGAACATCGGCATTGTCCGATAATACGCTGAACGTTAAGCACGCGAATGGCGTTATTCCGTCGAGCTTGGCGGAGTTGCGCAGCCGGTTTATGACACAGTCACAGTACGCGTCGCCCTTGTCTGCGCTCGCCAACATTAGCATCAGCAAGGTGACGAATGGCCAGCCAATACCGGAAAATGGCATCAATCTTAAGGGTACTAGCGTCACTCTGACGAAGGTCAGACCTGAAGCGACGGATATGGAGAGCGCGCGACAGGCAAAGAATGGCACGATAAAGGAAGCGGCAATAAATGCCGCCTCGATAGCGACCAacagcggcagcggcggcggcagcagcagcagcggcagcggcggtggcggcaaaagcaagaaaaagaaaaagcgtGGAAGCAGCACAAGGCAGTGTGAGGATGACTGGAACCTCGTTG AGAGCGTATTCAGGCCGAAAGATATAGAGGACGGAGAGATGGACGATGCCGAGCGCGAGTTGGAAGCTTTCAAGAGGTTTTGCTTCCAATCTGTGCCGCCGCGCCGCAAAGAAAAGGTCAATCTCAATATCAAAGACATCGTACTGAAGAAGAAATCATCTtcttcgtcatcatcgtcatcgtcatcgtcgtcgtcgtcgtcgtcgtcatcgtcatcgtcatcgtcatcgtcgtcgtcatcgtcagcAGCATCGGCGACGAACGCTACTGCTACTGTGATAGCGGCCAATTGA